The following are encoded together in the Candidatus Sysuiplasma acidicola genome:
- a CDS encoding MarR family transcriptional regulator, protein MKSKQKDLVVEAPGGRTDLRTSCSAFVLEFVSSSRREAALEKIPMRHSFILRALLRYGPRAVTEIASRMSVSPATVSGMLDELFEGGLLHREHGVDDRRRVLISLTARGRRIAERLEARAAASWKDLEKNLSPSDVAAANRVLSKITSELRRQNSEGTKAGRGKGVVLRRGARGEGARGDSELQ, encoded by the coding sequence ATGAAATCAAAACAAAAGGATTTGGTCGTGGAAGCTCCGGGCGGCAGGACAGATCTCAGGACTTCATGCAGCGCTTTCGTTCTGGAGTTTGTCAGCAGCAGCAGAAGGGAAGCCGCTCTTGAGAAGATTCCAATGCGCCATTCCTTTATTCTGCGGGCACTGCTGAGATATGGCCCCAGGGCAGTCACCGAGATTGCCTCAAGGATGTCTGTGTCGCCCGCAACCGTTTCCGGTATGCTGGACGAGCTCTTTGAAGGAGGCCTGCTCCATCGGGAGCACGGTGTAGATGACCGCAGGCGCGTTCTGATATCGTTGACGGCCAGAGGTCGCAGAATCGCAGAACGCCTGGAGGCGCGGGCGGCTGCCAGCTGGAAAGATCTGGAAAAGAATCTTTCTCCTTCCGACGTGGCCGCCGCAAACAGGGTGCTCAGTAAAATAACATCCGAGCTCAGGCGTCAGAACAGTGAAGGGACGAAGGCCGGGCGCGGAAAAGGCGTTGTTTTAAGAAGAGGAGCAAGAGGAGAAGGAGCAAGAGGAGATAGTGAATTACAATGA